A part of Citrifermentans bremense genomic DNA contains:
- the ispF gene encoding 2-C-methyl-D-erythritol 2,4-cyclodiphosphate synthase, producing MRIGHGYDVHRLVEGRKLILGGVDVPYAKGLLGHSDADVLLHAISDAILGAIGEGDIGRHFPDTDPAYKGADSIKLLQHVMGLADAKGYRIGNVDATVVAQRPKLAPFILQMRQNIARALATEDDRVNVKATTTEELGFAGRGEGIAAYGVALLERKER from the coding sequence ATGCGTATTGGGCACGGTTACGACGTTCACAGGCTGGTGGAAGGGCGCAAGCTGATCCTCGGAGGGGTCGACGTACCCTACGCCAAGGGGCTCCTCGGGCACTCCGACGCGGACGTCCTTTTGCATGCCATCTCCGACGCCATCCTGGGAGCCATCGGCGAGGGGGACATCGGCCGCCACTTCCCTGACACCGATCCCGCCTACAAAGGGGCCGACAGCATCAAGCTCCTGCAGCACGTCATGGGGCTTGCCGACGCCAAGGGGTACCGCATCGGCAACGTCGACGCCACCGTAGTTGCGCAGCGCCCGAAGCTGGCGCCTTTCATCCTGCAGATGAGGCAGAACATCGCCAGGGCTCTGGCGACCGAAGACGACCGGGTCAACGTGAAGGCGACCACCACCGAGGAGCTCGGCTTCGCCGGCCGCGGCGAGGGAATCGCCGCTTACGGGGTTGCCCTTTTGGAGCGGAAAGAGCGGTAA
- a CDS encoding glutamine--tRNA ligase/YqeY domain fusion protein: protein MTETKTAETPAPEKAANFIRNIVTDDLKTGKHTGIVTRFPPEPNGYLHIGHAKSICLNFGLALDFGGRCHLRFDDTNPTKEDIEYEDSIKENVKWLGFDWGQHMYYASNYFQKFYDYAVLLIEKGLAYVDSLSADEMRALRGTLNEPGKESPYRSRSVEENLDLFRRMRSGEFEEGSNVLRLKIDMASPNINLRDPVIYRIRKVEHHRTGDAWCIYPMYDYAHCISDAIEGITHSVCTLEFEDHRPLYDWVLDQLPVPCHPQQIEFARLNLSYTVMSKRKLLELVQEKLVDGWDDPRMPTLVGLRRRGFTPQSIVNFCETIGVGKSDSFIDMSILEESVREDLNVRAPRTMSVLRPLKLVIEGYPEGESEEFEAANHPNDPEMGTRMVPFSKTVYIEKDDFQEEPAKGFFRLAPGREVRLRYAYIIRCESVVKDENGEIVEVRCSYDAGSRGGSAPDGRKIKGTIHWVSANHAVDAEVRLYDRLFSTPNPGGKNEPDYRTSINPKSIEILSGCKLEPSLAGATLESRYQFERLGYFCLDSKDSKPGALVFNRTATLRDSWSEQKK, encoded by the coding sequence ATGACCGAGACCAAGACCGCAGAAACCCCGGCGCCGGAAAAGGCTGCCAACTTCATCAGGAACATCGTCACCGACGACCTCAAAACCGGCAAGCACACCGGCATCGTCACCCGTTTCCCGCCGGAGCCCAACGGCTACCTGCACATAGGTCACGCGAAGTCGATCTGCCTCAACTTCGGGCTGGCGCTTGATTTCGGCGGACGCTGCCACCTGCGCTTCGACGACACCAATCCGACGAAGGAAGACATCGAGTACGAGGACTCCATCAAGGAGAACGTGAAGTGGCTCGGCTTCGACTGGGGCCAGCACATGTACTACGCCTCGAACTACTTCCAAAAGTTCTACGACTACGCGGTGCTCCTGATCGAGAAGGGGCTTGCCTACGTCGACTCCCTCTCCGCCGACGAGATGCGCGCCCTGCGCGGCACGCTGAACGAGCCAGGGAAGGAGAGCCCGTACCGCAGCCGCAGCGTCGAGGAGAACCTCGACCTTTTCCGCCGCATGCGCTCAGGCGAGTTCGAGGAGGGATCGAACGTCCTCAGGCTGAAGATCGACATGGCCTCCCCCAACATCAACCTGCGCGACCCGGTCATCTACCGCATCCGCAAGGTGGAGCACCACAGAACCGGCGACGCCTGGTGCATCTACCCGATGTACGACTACGCGCACTGCATCTCCGACGCGATCGAGGGGATCACCCACTCCGTCTGCACCCTTGAGTTCGAGGACCACCGCCCGCTCTACGACTGGGTTCTGGACCAGCTTCCGGTCCCCTGCCACCCGCAGCAGATCGAGTTCGCCAGGCTGAACCTGAGCTACACCGTGATGAGCAAGAGAAAACTCCTGGAACTGGTGCAGGAGAAGCTCGTGGACGGCTGGGACGACCCGCGCATGCCGACCCTCGTCGGCCTGAGAAGACGCGGCTTCACACCGCAGTCCATCGTAAACTTCTGCGAGACCATTGGTGTCGGCAAGAGCGACAGCTTCATCGACATGAGCATCCTGGAAGAGTCGGTGCGCGAGGACCTGAACGTGCGCGCCCCGCGCACCATGTCCGTGCTGCGCCCCCTGAAGCTCGTGATCGAAGGGTATCCCGAAGGTGAAAGCGAGGAGTTCGAGGCTGCTAACCACCCCAACGACCCGGAGATGGGAACCCGCATGGTCCCCTTCTCCAAGACGGTCTACATCGAGAAGGACGATTTCCAGGAGGAGCCAGCGAAGGGTTTCTTCCGTCTCGCCCCCGGCCGGGAGGTGCGGCTGCGCTACGCCTACATCATCCGCTGCGAGTCCGTGGTGAAGGATGAAAACGGCGAGATCGTCGAAGTCCGCTGCAGCTACGACGCCGGCTCCCGCGGCGGGAGCGCCCCTGACGGCAGGAAGATCAAGGGGACCATCCACTGGGTGAGCGCCAACCACGCCGTCGACGCCGAGGTGCGCCTGTACGACCGCCTGTTCAGCACCCCGAACCCTGGCGGCAAGAACGAGCCGGACTACCGCACTTCGATCAACCCGAAGTCGATCGAGATCCTCTCCGGCTGCAAGCTCGAGCCTTCGCTCGCCGGCGCCACCCTGGAGAGCCGCTACCAGTTCGAGAGGCTCGGCTACTTCTGTCTCGATTCCAAGGACTCGAAACCGGGCGCGCTGGTGTTCAACCGCACCGCCACGCTGCGCGACTCCTGGAGCGAGCAGAAGAAGTAG
- the cysS gene encoding cysteine--tRNA ligase has product MPLRVYNTLTGSKEEFVPINPGKVGMYVCGVTVYDHCHIGHARANVVFDMIYRYLCSKGLEVTYVRNYTDIDDKIINRANRDGVPYNEISERFIKEFDNDMARLMLQLPTFQPKATEHITEIIALVQKLIDKGFAYQSGSDVFYRVDRFEGYLKLSKRNLEDMQAGARIDVDERKEHPMDFALWKGAKPGEPFWESPWGQGRPGWHIECSAMSTKFLGETLDIHGGGKDLIFPHHENEIAQSEAASGKPFVKYWLHNGFVNINSEKMSKSLGNFFTIKEILESYDAEVLRFFLLSAHYRSPIDFSDQNLKEAELGLERIYKALAGIDERLASGASAAAGPDNAEFEEKVAGFAGRFGDAMDDDFNTALALGHLFDLVRVVNRELPTASTALLEKVKAEVGKLAAVLGICDSVPAAFLQRIKDRKTSDMEMSSEEIEALIAERAEARKAKNFKRGDEIRDLLLEKNIVLLDSAQGTTWKVK; this is encoded by the coding sequence ATGCCCTTACGCGTCTACAACACCCTTACCGGCAGCAAGGAAGAATTCGTACCGATCAACCCCGGCAAGGTCGGCATGTACGTCTGCGGCGTAACGGTCTACGATCACTGCCATATCGGTCACGCCCGCGCCAACGTGGTGTTCGACATGATCTACCGCTACCTTTGCTCCAAGGGGCTGGAGGTCACCTACGTCAGGAACTACACGGACATAGACGACAAGATCATCAACCGCGCCAACCGCGACGGGGTTCCTTACAACGAAATCTCCGAGCGCTTCATCAAGGAGTTCGACAACGACATGGCGCGGCTCATGCTGCAGCTCCCCACCTTCCAGCCGAAGGCGACGGAGCACATCACCGAGATCATCGCGCTGGTGCAAAAGCTGATCGACAAAGGATTCGCCTACCAGTCCGGCTCCGACGTCTTCTACCGCGTGGACCGCTTCGAGGGGTACCTGAAGCTCTCCAAGCGGAACCTGGAAGACATGCAGGCGGGCGCCCGCATCGATGTTGACGAGAGGAAGGAGCACCCGATGGACTTCGCGCTCTGGAAAGGGGCGAAACCGGGCGAGCCGTTCTGGGAATCCCCATGGGGCCAGGGAAGGCCGGGGTGGCACATCGAGTGCTCCGCCATGAGCACCAAGTTCCTGGGGGAGACTCTCGACATCCACGGCGGCGGCAAGGACCTGATCTTCCCGCACCATGAGAACGAGATCGCGCAGTCGGAGGCGGCCTCCGGCAAGCCCTTCGTCAAATACTGGCTGCACAACGGTTTCGTCAACATCAACTCGGAGAAGATGTCCAAGTCGCTTGGGAACTTCTTCACCATCAAGGAGATCCTGGAGAGCTACGACGCCGAGGTGCTCCGCTTCTTCCTACTCTCGGCCCACTACCGCTCGCCGATCGACTTCTCGGACCAGAACCTGAAGGAAGCCGAGCTCGGGCTGGAGCGTATCTACAAGGCGCTCGCGGGGATAGACGAGAGATTGGCTTCGGGTGCAAGTGCCGCCGCGGGCCCCGACAACGCCGAATTCGAGGAGAAGGTGGCTGGGTTTGCAGGGCGCTTCGGCGATGCCATGGACGACGACTTCAACACGGCGCTGGCACTCGGGCATCTTTTCGACCTGGTGCGCGTGGTCAACAGGGAACTTCCCACCGCATCTACGGCGCTCCTGGAAAAGGTCAAGGCCGAGGTTGGCAAACTGGCCGCCGTGCTCGGGATCTGCGACTCCGTTCCCGCCGCGTTCCTGCAACGCATTAAGGACCGCAAGACCTCCGACATGGAGATGTCGAGCGAAGAGATCGAGGCGCTGATAGCCGAGCGCGCCGAGGCGAGGAAGGCGAAAAACTTCAAGCGGGGGGACGAGATCAGGGACCTGCTCCTGGAGAAGAACATCGTCCTTTTGGACAGCGCGCAGGGTACTACCTGGAAGGTGAAGTAG
- a CDS encoding sigma 54-interacting transcriptional regulator: MYPIVTITDHCRKCYSCVRSCPVKAIKVEKSYTEIIPERCIGCGNCLSHCPQHAKVIADNVEVTNAHLSSGEPVIAVLGCSFPSFFHHCSPGQLSAGLRRLGFVEVHEGASGVELIAGEYRDAIENANLPLISSHCPAVVDLVERHYPQLIENLVGVVTHMVAMGRFLKQVWEGKAKVIYISSCIAGKFEVQAEQTKGAVDVLLTYRELESIFKERGIDLAALEEEPFDGKEPHMGRIFPLSQGSFQAFGIEADPLDTEVVTAEGEVNVMGIIKDLAAGRINPKLVDLRFCYDGCIGGPGRNKTLTEFSRRNLVISHHRNKIPYRTSQAYLDAEPVSLSRTFADKYAKLPTPKAGDVKKILHATNKFTQKDELNCRACGYRSCREYAVAVYQGLADLEMCLPHNLQQLEEERGRLIEKYELAKRELDRYGDEFIVGSDRNTLEVLDQIKQVGPTPTTVLVRGESGTGKELAARAIHRYSKRNDKPLVTVNCTTITDSLLESELFGHKKGSFTGAIMEKKGLFEAADGGTIFLDEIGDITPKLQAELLRVLDLGEVRPVGGTAAKRVDVRLIAATNKSLEDGVREGWFREDLYYRLNVFSITMPPLRERVESIPQLAHYFLEKARTKLNKHIDGIEERAVSAMVKYPWPGNIREMQNVIERAAVLTHDDIIKLGNLPLAFAESYAEEAEDVIDLRSFKKEREPHVLRVEKKLIQRYLADAGGNVSKAAQLANIPRRTFYRLLAKHGLKGRTLRAREEAED, translated from the coding sequence GCCGACAACGTCGAGGTGACCAATGCTCACCTTTCCTCCGGCGAGCCGGTGATTGCGGTTCTCGGCTGCTCGTTTCCCTCCTTTTTCCATCACTGCTCTCCCGGCCAGCTCTCGGCAGGGCTCAGGCGGCTGGGATTTGTCGAGGTGCACGAGGGGGCGAGCGGGGTGGAGCTTATCGCGGGCGAATATCGCGACGCCATTGAAAACGCCAACCTGCCGCTTATCTCCTCTCACTGCCCCGCCGTCGTCGACCTCGTGGAGCGGCACTACCCGCAGTTGATCGAGAACCTGGTGGGGGTCGTGACGCACATGGTCGCCATGGGGCGCTTTCTGAAACAGGTCTGGGAGGGAAAGGCCAAGGTCATCTACATCAGCTCGTGCATCGCCGGAAAATTCGAGGTGCAGGCGGAGCAGACCAAGGGGGCGGTCGACGTGCTCCTCACCTATCGTGAGCTGGAGTCCATCTTCAAGGAGCGGGGGATTGACCTCGCAGCGCTGGAGGAGGAGCCTTTCGACGGGAAGGAGCCGCACATGGGAAGGATCTTCCCGCTGTCGCAGGGGTCTTTCCAGGCCTTCGGCATCGAGGCGGACCCGCTCGACACCGAGGTGGTCACGGCCGAGGGGGAGGTCAATGTCATGGGGATCATCAAAGACCTCGCCGCTGGCAGGATCAACCCAAAGCTGGTCGATTTGCGCTTCTGCTACGACGGCTGCATCGGGGGGCCGGGCCGGAACAAGACGCTTACCGAGTTCTCCCGGCGCAACCTGGTAATCTCCCATCACCGCAACAAGATCCCGTACCGCACCTCGCAGGCCTACCTGGACGCGGAACCGGTGTCGCTTTCGCGCACCTTCGCCGACAAGTACGCTAAGCTCCCCACCCCCAAGGCGGGAGATGTGAAAAAGATCCTGCACGCCACCAACAAGTTCACCCAGAAGGACGAGCTCAACTGCCGCGCCTGCGGCTACCGGAGCTGCCGCGAGTACGCCGTAGCCGTGTACCAGGGGCTTGCAGACCTGGAGATGTGCCTGCCGCACAACCTGCAGCAGCTTGAGGAGGAGCGCGGGAGGCTGATCGAGAAGTACGAGCTGGCCAAGAGGGAGCTGGACCGCTACGGCGACGAGTTCATCGTGGGGAGCGACCGCAATACGCTGGAGGTTTTGGACCAGATCAAGCAGGTGGGGCCGACCCCCACCACGGTCCTCGTGCGCGGCGAGTCCGGTACCGGCAAGGAGCTGGCTGCGCGCGCCATTCACCGCTACTCCAAGAGAAACGACAAGCCGCTGGTCACGGTCAACTGCACCACCATCACAGATTCGCTCCTGGAGAGCGAGCTCTTCGGCCACAAGAAGGGGTCGTTCACCGGCGCAATCATGGAAAAAAAGGGGCTCTTCGAGGCGGCGGACGGCGGCACCATCTTCCTCGACGAGATCGGGGACATAACCCCGAAGCTGCAGGCGGAGTTGCTGCGTGTACTCGACCTGGGCGAGGTGAGGCCGGTCGGGGGGACCGCAGCGAAAAGGGTCGATGTACGTCTTATCGCGGCAACCAACAAATCGCTGGAGGACGGTGTCAGGGAAGGATGGTTCCGCGAGGACCTCTATTACCGTCTCAACGTCTTCTCCATCACCATGCCCCCTTTGCGCGAGCGGGTGGAGTCGATCCCCCAACTGGCACACTATTTCCTGGAGAAGGCACGCACGAAACTCAACAAGCACATCGACGGCATCGAGGAGCGGGCGGTCAGCGCCATGGTGAAGTACCCCTGGCCGGGGAACATCCGGGAGATGCAGAACGTGATTGAGCGCGCCGCCGTGCTCACCCACGACGACATCATCAAGCTGGGGAACCTCCCGCTCGCCTTCGCCGAAAGCTATGCCGAGGAGGCCGAGGATGTCATCGACCTGCGTTCCTTCAAGAAGGAGCGTGAGCCCCATGTGCTGCGGGTGGAGAAGAAGCTGATCCAGCGCTATCTAGCCGACGCTGGGGGTAATGTGTCAAAAGCGGCACAACTTGCCAACATCCCGAGGCGCACATTTTACCGTCTTTTGGCGAAACACGGGCTCAAAGGGCGCACGTTAAGGGCGAGGGAGGAAGCTGAGGATTAG